A single genomic interval of Rhododendron vialii isolate Sample 1 chromosome 3a, ASM3025357v1 harbors:
- the LOC131319267 gene encoding probable arabinosyltransferase ARAD1: MSIMGERNASSIGHKKSLFYLFSITSILFILSWLFVLRSTGHPYFIDHNLLPNHKLFSTFHGGNLATRSRNGNNDPSIAANPVILEDQVAALRGSNMVKANPDNKAVLKVFMYDLPPEFHFELLDWKPEGKGVWPDIRTKVPEYPGGLNLQHSIEYWLTLDLLASEFADPSIARSAIRVHNSSVADVVFVPFFSSLSYNRYSRLKPHQKGSTNKLLQQKLVKFLVAQEEWKRSGGRDHIVLAHHPNSLLDARMKLWPATFILSDFGRYPPNVANVDKDVIAPYKHVIRTFVNDSSDFDSRPTLLYFQGAIYRKDGGFARQELFYLLKDEKDVHFSFGTVLKDGIRRATQGMHSSKFCLNIAGDTPSSNRLFDAIASHCVPVIISDDIELPYEDVLDYSEFCVFVRTSDAVKEKFLINLIRSIGRDDWTRMWARLKEVENLFEFQYPSKEGDAVQMIWQAVARKVPAIRMKIHKSRRFSRYNPLRNRKPRSLPIPINFSK; this comes from the exons ATGAGTATAATGGGAGAGAGAAATGCATCTTCCATTGGGCATAAGAAgtctttgttttatttgttttcaataACATCCATCCTGTTTATATTATCTTGGTTGTTTGTGCTGCGTTCAACTGGCCATCCTTACTTCATTGACCATAATCTGTTACCCAATCACAAGCTTTTTTCTACATTTCACGGCGGGAACCTCGCAACCCGAAGTCGAAATGGTAATAATGACCCCTCAATCGCAGCAAACCCAGTCATTCTTGAAGATCAAGTGGCAGCACTGCGGGGAAGTAATATGGTGAAAGCAAATCCAGATAATAAAGCTGTCCTTAAGGTTTTTATGTATGATTTACCTCCAGAGTTTCATTTTGAGCTATTAGATTGGAAGCCTGAGGGGAAAGGTGTTTGGCCTGATATTCGAACCAAAGTCCCTGAATACCCTGGAGGATTAAACTTGCAACACAGCATAGAGTATTGGCTCACATTGGATCTCCTTGCATCAGAATTCGCTGATCCTTCTATTGCTCGTAGTGCTATAAGAGTTCACAACTCAAGTGTAGCTGATGTTGTGTTtgtccctttcttttcttccttaaGCTATAACCGGTATTCTAGGCTGAAGCCGCACCAAAAGGGTAGCACCAACAAGTTGCTTCAACAAAAGTTGGTGAAGTTCTTGGTTGCACAAGAGGAATGGAAGAGGTCAGGGGGCCGGGACCATATAGTTTTAGCCCATCACCCGAACAGCCTCTTAGACGCAAGGATGAAGCTTTGGCCTGCAACATTTATACTTTCCGATTTTGGAAGGTATCCCCCAAATGTAGCTAATGTTGACAAAGACGTCATTGCGCCGTACAAGCATGTCATCAGAACATTTGTGAATGATTCTTCTGATTTTGATAGCCGTCCAACGTTGCTTTACTTTCAAGGAGCCATATATAGGAAAGAT GGTGGATTCGCACGACAAGAATTGTTCTACCTTTTAAAAGATGAAAAAGACGTACATTTCTCATTTGGAACTGTCCTAAAAGATGGGATCCGTAGAGCCACCCAGGGAATGCACTCCTCCAAGTTCTGCCTCAACATAGCCGGAGACACTCCCTCATCAAACCGCCTCTTTGATGCCATTGCTAGCCATTGTGTCCCTGTTATTATCAGCGATGACATTGAGCTCCCTTATGAAGATGTCCTCGACTACTCAGAGTTCTGTGTATTTGTCCGTACTTCAGATGCCGTCAAGGAAAAATTCCTCATCAATCTCATTCGAAGCATAGGGAGAGATGATTGGACCCGTATGTGGGCCAGACTGAAAGAGGTTGAAAATTTGTTTGAGTTTCAATACCCCTCAAAGGAGGGCGATGCCGTTCAAATGATATGGCAGGCTGTGGCACGGAAGGTTCCAGCTATCAGAATGAAGATTCACAAATCTAGGCGATTTTCTCGTTACAATCCCCTTAGAAATAGAAAGCCAAGGTCTCTTCCAATTCCAATTAATTTTTCTAAGTGA